attacattatcaggttttattacattttcaatggactcaagtgcagatttttattacattaacggggttattacattaacgggaatttattacattatcaggttctacaaggttAGTTACtgtacttcagttacacagggCAGGTTAGtttctttacttcagttacacagagcaggttagttactttacttcacttaCACAGAACAGGTTACTTTATTTACAAgtcaggatgtgtgtgtgtgtcacggACAGAAGAACTGCTTCTATCTttgtaaatgttactttaaatCTGCAGAAACAACTACTAATAATAACCGATCTATTGAAACTAtaagaaaaaagagggaaacaGAAGAGTTTCTGGGGTAATGATGTCTGGCTGTGTTGTTGGATGTCAAAACAGGAATAGAAAAAACTGcctttcattattattgattaCTTTGTCAAAGACTCCCTTTGAAGCTAGACTGAGACGATTATGGTTGCAAGCCAGTAAACGGACGGACTGGACCGCTGAAATCATCTGAAATTCTCATATTTACACAGAGCTCATTTCTTACAGACCCACAGCTCAACTTCTAATAGAAGTGCTGCTGTAACCTGTGATGATCAGCTACATTAGAGCAGGAATCTGAAGTCAACAATAGCTCTAGACaattaaatgttattaaatatatatatgagaatTTCTGATTTCAGCGGTCCAGTCCGTCCGTTTTATTGGCTTGCAACCACAAACTTCCCCGTCTAGCTCCAGAAGGTGTCTTTCACAAAGTAATTAATTGGTTTTTACCTGCACCACCATGTGGTGAACAGTGAGACGCATTCCATGCAAAGCAGTCTGTGGCCCAGAGGTTGGGAATCGgacttgtaactggagagtcactGGTTCCCCAGGTGccgtaatgtgctgcccactgctccttgcatggtgtgttctcTTGTGTGTAAacaaaggatgggttaaatgctgAGGTTGAATATCCCctttgtgggattaataaagtaattaatcttaatctaatcTTAATCATAAAACTCTCTTTGTGTTTACCCTTCTCTACAGACGTCCAGCAGGTGTTGGTGGTTAAAGAAGagtttccctctgagcagcaggagaggagctgcagtctggaccagaaccaggaggagccagagcccccatacattaaagaggaacaggaggaaccttggaccagtcagcagagagagcagcttcaggggctggaggaggctgatatcaccaagttcacattcactcctgtccctgtgaagagtgaagaagatgaagagaaacctcagtcctcacagcttcatcaaacacaaactgaacaactgaaaacagaagctggtggagaggactgtggaggaccagatcCACAAGTCCAAATggtgagagcgctggtggagcagcgactgactgcggctgctgaagagatatttgggctgtttgcAAGAACGATAGCGGAGTGTAAGGAGGAACTTCATCGTTCAAAAGAGAAGAACgagcgacaacagaaactactggacgctATTTTTAACCCTCAGCCTCACTTACACatagcaggttagttactttacttcagttacacagagcaggttagttcctttacttcagttacacagagcagtttAGGTACTTTACTCCAGTTACATGAAgaaggttagttactttacttcagttacacaaagcaggttagttactttacttcagttacacaaagcaggttagttactttacttcagttacacagagaagGTTAGTAACTGTACTTCAGTCAAACAGAGCAGTTTAGTTACTGTATGTTAAGTATTTTGTTGTTGGAGCCTAATTGGTGGCAGAAAGTGACAGTTAGCTGCTGGACCCAGAGTTACCAGCGGTACAATTGTCAAAATAATATAATCGTTGATGTTTTTCCTGGTTATTTTCATGGTTTGTCAGCAAAAGATAGATTATCTTACAGCAGTTATCTAACCTTTAACAATGCTGTGAGATTTCCTGATCTGTAGTCAGTGTCTGGATGGTAAAGGACCAAAAATAGCTTAAACGGCCAAAGTTAGAGAGGCTGAACATCAAGGTTTGTCTGaggatttgtgtgtgttacGGACAGAAGAACTGCTTCCATGTTTATAAATCTTACTTTAAGTCTGCAGAAACAACTACTATTAATGACCAATATATGAAaacaaggcaagtttatttgtatagctcCTTCAACAATTGGGcagttcaaagtgctttacacagaatattaaaagcatttaaaagagacatatgTAGAATgacattcaaaaataaaaatgtaagactAAACCGAAGCagataaaagactaaaaacaagcagataaaatatttgggaaaaaataattaagtgttcaaatataacatttgaaAATTGAAAGTGAGCTGATAAAAGTTCTAGTGCAGTaaaggcagtggcaaacagaaaagtcttttgtcttcattttaaAGAGTTGAGATTTGCAGCAGatctgcagttttctgggagtttgttccataTATATATTGGCTTGCAACCACAAACTTCTCCGTCTAGCTCCAGAAGGTGTCTTTGACAAAGTAATTAATTGGTTTTTACATGAACTACCATGTGGTGAACAGTGAGACGCATTCCATGCAAAGCAGTCCGTGGCccagaggttaggaatcgggcttgtaactggaaaGTCTTCGGTTCCCCGgtcgcagtaatgtgctgcccaccgctccttgcatggtgtgttcacttatgtgtaaaaaaaggatgggttaaatgctgAGGTTGAAtatccccattgtgggattaataaagttatcTTAATCTAATCTTAATCATAAACCTCTGTGTGTCTTTACCCTTCTTTACAGACTTCCAGCAACTGTTGGTGGTTAAAGAAGagtttccctctgagcagcaggagaggagctgcagtctggaccaggaccaggaggagccAGAGCCCCCATACATTAAAGAGGAACCGGAGGAACCTTGGACcggtcaggagggagagcagcttcaggggctggaggaggctgatatcaccaagttcacattcactcctgtccctgtgaagagtgaagaagatgaagagaaacttcagtcctcacagcttcatcaaacacaaactgaacagatggaaacagaagctgatggagaggactgtggaggaccagaaccagacaggaactctgatccAGAGCCACATTTACAACCTGATACTGGTGACGAGCCTGCagactcttctgaacctgagactgatgacagtgctgattggaaggacaccagagaacctcagtcaggtttgaactgtttgaaaaaagatggAGGTCCTGTCAGATATTCCTCATCTTGCGCTGGTGAGAAACAATTaagctgctctgagtgtgggaaaagatttagCTACAAGAGCTAtctgaagagacacatgagactccacacaggagagaaacctttcagctgctcagtttgtaagaaaacttttacactgagtgaaactttaaagtcacacatgagactccacacaggagagaaacctttcagctgctctgtTTGTAAGAAAGCTTTTACAGAGAGTGGaaatttaaagtcacacatgagactccacacaggagagaaacctttcagctgctcagtttgtaagaaaacttttacacggggtggaactttaaagtcacacatgagactccacacaggagagagacctttcagctgctcagtttgtaagaaaacttttacacggagtggacatttaaagtcacacatgagagtccacacaggagaggaacttttcagctgctcagtttgtaagaaaacttttacacagagcGGAACTTTAAAGggacacatgagactccacacaggagagagacctttcagttgctcagtttgtaagaaaacttttacagagagtggaactttaaagtcacacatgagactccacacaggagagaaacctttcagctgctcagtttgtaaggaAACTTTTACATGGAGTggacatttaaagtcacacatgagactccacacaggagagaaacctttcagctgctcagtttgtaagaaaacttttacacggagtggaactttaaagtcacacatgagactccataCAGGAGAGGAtcttttcagctgctcagtttgtaagaaaacttttacatggagggtaactttaaagtcacacatgagactccacacaggagagagacctttcagctgctcagtttgtgagAAAACCTTTACCCTGAGTggacatttaaagtcacacatgagactccacacaggagagaaacctttcagctgctcagtttgtaagaaaagtTTTACACGGAGTggacatttaaagtcacacatgggactccacacaggagagagaccttacaGCTGCTCAATTTGTAAGAAAACCTTTACACGGAGTGaacatttaaagtcacacatgggactccacacagaagagaaacctttcagttgctcagtttgtaagaaaacttttacatggAGTGCAACTTTAAAGagacacatgagaatccacacaggagagattGTGTGGTAAACGTTTCAATGGAAGTTGGGATCTTAAGACACGTGAGAGTTCACAGAGGAGAGAAACATTTCAGCTGCCGTATTTGTAGCAAAAGATTTGCCTGTAGTTCACAGGTCAAAAATCATAAATGGGCTGGCCGGTCGTCCTCAAAGTTTCATCAAACTAAGGAGAACAAAGAGGCAGAGCCTCTAGACAGCAGCCCACATGAAGAGATGCtgacagaagctgatggagaggactgtggaagACCAGAAGCAGCCAGAAACTCAAATCCAGATGAACCAGAAACTGATGAGGATACTGGAGATTCtcctgaacctgagactgatgatAGGGGTGATTG
This genomic interval from Centropristis striata isolate RG_2023a ecotype Rhode Island chromosome 14, C.striata_1.0, whole genome shotgun sequence contains the following:
- the LOC131984815 gene encoding gastrula zinc finger protein XlCGF57.1-like, which gives rise to MVRALVEQRLTAAAEEIFGLFARTIAECKEELHRSKEKNERQQKLLDAIFNPQPHLHIADFQQLLVVKEEFPSEQQERSCSLDQDQEEPEPPYIKEEPEEPWTGQEGEQLQGLEEADITKFTFTPVPVKSEEDEEKLQSSQLHQTQTEQMETEADGEDCGGPEPDRNSDPEPHLQPDTGDEPADSSEPETDDSADWKDTREPQSGLNCLKKDGGPVRYSSSCAGEKQLSCSECGKRFSYKSYLKRHMRLHTGEKPFSCSVCKKTFTLSETLKSHMRLHTGEKPFSCSVCKKAFTESGNLKSHMRLHTGEKPFSCSVCKKTFTRGGTLKSHMRLHTGERPFSCSVCKKTFTRSGHLKSHMRVHTGEELFSCSVCKKTFTQSGTLKGHMRLHTGERPFSCSVCKKTFTESGTLKSHMRLHTGEKPFSCSVCKETFTWSGHLKSHMRLHTGEKPFSCSVCKKTFTRSGTLKSHMRLHTGEDLFSCSVCKKTFTWRVTLKSHMRLHTGERPFSCSVCEKTFTLSGHLKSHMRLHTGEKPFSCSVCKKSFTRSGHLKSHMGLHTGERPYSCSICKKTFTRSEHLKSHMGLHTEEKPFSCSVCKKTFTWSATLKRHMRIHTGEIVW